A stretch of the Amycolatopsis sp. BJA-103 genome encodes the following:
- the thrB gene encoding homoserine kinase, producing MTLLKVKVPASSANLGPGFDTLGLALALYDRVELRITDHGLKIEVIDAGAGGVDDVPTDESHLVVRAFRRACEHLDVRVPGLHLRCFNAIPHARGLGSSAAAVVTGVAAAYALAEKALDDDALQLAAGFEGHADNAAASLLGGFVVAWNEGERFLAERLQPHHDIRPVVAIPALRSSTDATRGLLPAQVPHADAAFTAGRAALAVHALTSRPDLLLSATEDRLHQHYRAPAYPASSELVRALRAEGVAAAISGAGPSVLALTTGGILPAGVDVTSFDVTELPVDPGGVQVAAQ from the coding sequence ATGACGCTGCTCAAGGTCAAGGTCCCGGCGTCTTCGGCGAACCTCGGCCCGGGGTTCGACACGCTGGGCCTGGCGCTGGCGCTGTACGACCGGGTCGAACTCCGGATCACCGATCACGGGCTCAAGATCGAGGTGATCGACGCGGGCGCCGGCGGCGTGGACGACGTCCCGACCGACGAGTCGCACCTGGTCGTCCGGGCTTTCCGGCGGGCCTGCGAGCACCTGGACGTCCGGGTGCCGGGCCTGCACCTGCGCTGCTTCAACGCCATCCCGCACGCCCGCGGCCTCGGCTCGTCCGCGGCCGCCGTCGTGACCGGCGTCGCGGCGGCGTACGCGCTGGCTGAGAAGGCCCTGGACGACGATGCGCTGCAATTGGCGGCCGGGTTCGAGGGACACGCCGACAACGCCGCGGCGAGCCTCCTGGGCGGCTTCGTGGTGGCCTGGAACGAGGGCGAACGGTTCCTCGCCGAACGGCTCCAGCCGCATCACGACATCCGGCCCGTGGTCGCCATCCCGGCCCTGCGGTCCTCCACCGACGCGACGCGCGGCCTGCTTCCCGCCCAGGTCCCGCACGCCGACGCGGCGTTCACGGCGGGTCGCGCGGCGCTCGCGGTCCACGCGCTCACTTCGCGCCCTGACCTGTTGCTCTCCGCGACCGAAGATCGGCTTCACCAGCATTACCGGGCGCCCGCGTACCCGGCGAGCAGCGAACTGGTTCGCGCGCTGAGGGCCGAAGGGGTGGCCGCGGCCATCTCCGGAGCCGGTCCGAGCGTGCTCGCGCTGACCACCGGGGGAATACTCCCGGCGGGCGTGGACGTTACATCTTTCGACGTCACCGAGCTGCCGGTCGATCCGGGCGGCGTTCAGGTCGCGGCCCAGTAA
- the thrC gene encoding threonine synthase, with product MIPQPWPGIIQAYPDRIPVPAGAKVITLGEGNTPLLPAPHLSELTGCEVYLKVEGVNPTGSFKDRGMTVAITHALASGLQAVICASTGNTSASAAAYAARAGLTCAVLVPQGKIAMGKLAQAVLHGARILQVDGNFDDCLELAQKTAIDYPVTLVNSVNPVRIAGQKSAAFEICDVLGKAPDIHCLPVGNAGNITAYWAGYSEYAGDGVVKNTPRMFGFQAAGAAPLVHGEPVPDPDTIATAIRIGSPASWDGAMKAKNASAGLFEAITDEKILEAYRLLASKEGVFVEPASATSVAGLLATAADGRLPKGSTVVCTVTGHGLKDPATALEGNVEVEPLAVDPTAVAAALDLR from the coding sequence GTGATTCCCCAACCATGGCCAGGGATCATCCAGGCCTACCCCGACCGGATCCCGGTCCCGGCCGGCGCGAAGGTGATCACCCTCGGCGAGGGCAACACCCCGTTGCTGCCCGCGCCGCACCTCTCGGAACTGACCGGCTGCGAGGTCTACCTCAAGGTCGAGGGCGTGAACCCGACCGGGTCGTTCAAGGACCGCGGGATGACCGTCGCCATCACGCACGCGCTCGCCAGCGGGCTCCAAGCGGTCATCTGCGCCTCCACCGGCAACACCTCGGCGTCGGCCGCCGCCTACGCGGCCCGCGCCGGGCTCACCTGCGCGGTGCTGGTCCCGCAGGGCAAGATCGCGATGGGCAAACTCGCCCAGGCCGTCCTGCACGGCGCGCGGATCCTGCAGGTGGACGGCAACTTCGACGACTGCCTCGAGCTGGCGCAGAAGACCGCGATCGACTACCCGGTGACCTTGGTCAACTCGGTCAACCCGGTGCGCATCGCGGGCCAGAAGTCGGCCGCGTTCGAGATCTGCGACGTGCTCGGCAAGGCGCCGGACATCCACTGCCTGCCGGTCGGCAACGCGGGCAACATCACCGCCTACTGGGCGGGATATTCGGAGTACGCGGGCGACGGTGTGGTGAAGAACACCCCGCGGATGTTCGGCTTCCAGGCGGCGGGCGCCGCACCGCTCGTGCACGGCGAGCCGGTGCCCGATCCGGACACCATCGCGACCGCGATCCGCATCGGCAGCCCCGCGTCCTGGGACGGCGCGATGAAGGCGAAGAACGCCTCCGCCGGGCTGTTCGAGGCCATCACCGACGAGAAGATCCTCGAGGCGTACCGGCTGCTCGCCAGCAAGGAGGGCGTGTTCGTCGAGCCCGCCTCGGCGACCAGCGTCGCGGGCCTGCTCGCGACGGCCGCCGACGGCCGCCTGCCGAAGGGCTCGACCGTCGTCTGCACCGTCACCGGCCACGGCCTGAAGGACCCGGCGACGGCACTGGAGGGCAACGTCGAGGTCGAACCGCTCGCCGTCGACCCGACCGCCGTCGCCGCAGCGCTGGACCTGCGATGA
- a CDS encoding homoserine dehydrogenase, translating into MSTVDGRVIRVALLGCGTVGGEVVRLLTEQAEELAARAGARVELAGIAVRRPDKHPELPPELVTSDVTKLVTSDDVDVVVELVGGIEPVREWLLDALKAGKSVVTANKALMAEHSAELFEAADASGVDLYFEAAVAGAIPLLRPLRESMAGDRITRVMGIVNGTTNFILSAMDSTGAGYAETLEEASRLGYAEADPTADVDGYDAASKAAILASLAFHTRVTASEVHREGIADVTASDLAAAKVLGRTVKLLAICERVTSDDGAESVSARVHPVMIPRGHQLAGVGGAYNAVYVEADAAGELMFYGQGAGGAPTASAVLGDLVAVARNRVVGGRGPRESAHAALPVRPMGQTPTRYHVSLDVADRAGVLAQVAQAFAGHGVSIAAVRQRDANDTASLVVVTHLAPDAALKSTVDDIAKLDVVNQVVSVMRVEGEDQ; encoded by the coding sequence GTGTCTACTGTGGACGGACGCGTGATCAGGGTCGCCCTGCTCGGCTGCGGGACGGTCGGCGGTGAGGTCGTCCGCCTGCTCACCGAGCAGGCGGAGGAGCTCGCCGCCAGGGCGGGCGCCAGGGTGGAGCTCGCGGGCATCGCCGTGCGGCGCCCCGACAAGCACCCCGAACTGCCGCCGGAGCTGGTGACCTCCGACGTGACGAAGCTCGTCACCTCCGACGACGTCGACGTCGTCGTCGAACTGGTCGGCGGGATCGAGCCGGTGCGGGAGTGGCTGCTCGACGCGCTCAAGGCCGGGAAATCCGTTGTCACGGCGAACAAAGCGCTGATGGCCGAGCATTCCGCGGAGCTGTTCGAGGCCGCCGACGCGTCCGGTGTGGACCTCTACTTCGAAGCGGCCGTGGCCGGGGCGATCCCGTTGCTGCGCCCGCTGCGCGAATCGATGGCGGGTGACCGCATCACCCGCGTGATGGGCATCGTCAACGGCACCACCAACTTCATCCTGTCCGCGATGGACTCCACCGGCGCGGGCTACGCGGAAACCCTGGAAGAGGCCAGCAGGCTCGGATACGCCGAGGCGGACCCGACGGCCGACGTCGACGGCTACGACGCGGCGTCCAAGGCCGCGATCCTCGCCTCGCTCGCGTTCCACACCCGCGTCACGGCGTCCGAGGTGCACCGTGAGGGCATCGCCGACGTCACCGCGTCGGACCTCGCCGCGGCGAAGGTGCTGGGCCGCACGGTGAAACTGCTCGCCATCTGCGAGCGCGTCACCTCCGACGACGGCGCCGAATCCGTTTCGGCGCGCGTACATCCGGTGATGATCCCGCGCGGGCACCAGCTCGCCGGGGTCGGCGGCGCGTACAACGCCGTCTACGTCGAGGCCGACGCCGCCGGTGAGCTCATGTTCTACGGTCAGGGCGCCGGTGGCGCGCCGACCGCGAGTGCCGTGCTCGGCGACCTCGTCGCGGTGGCTCGAAACCGGGTCGTCGGCGGCCGTGGCCCGCGCGAATCCGCGCACGCCGCGCTCCCGGTCAGGCCGATGGGCCAGACGCCGACGCGGTACCACGTCAGTCTCGACGTGGCCGATCGAGCGGGCGTGCTCGCCCAGGTGGCCCAGGCGTTCGCCGGGCACGGCGTCAGCATCGCCGCGGTGCGGCAGCGCGACGCCAACGACACGGCCAGCCTGGTCGTGGTCACCCACCTGGCGCCGGACGCGGCCTTGAAGTCCACTGTGGACGACATCGCCAAACTCGATGTGGTGAACCAGGTCGTCAGTGTGATGCGTGTGGAAGGCGAAGACCAGTGA
- the lysA gene encoding diaminopimelate decarboxylase, producing the protein MAHPAGPRHADVYPHADASGFPPSSPEELDRLYPKVWPRNTFRGGDGVVRIAGVDVRELAEKYGTPLFVVDEADFKSRCADYAEAFDDPALVHYASKAFLSIEIARWVAEQGLSLDVCSGGELAVAQRADFPAERITFHGNNKSLPELEAAVEAGVGTVVVDSYYEIARLADVAARHDIVQNVLIRVTVGVEAHTHEFIATAHEDQKFGFSLASGDAAEAVRRVLNAPSLKLIGLHSHIGSQIFDADGFEVAARRVVGLLAELAKEHGNDLLDQLSIVDLGGGFGIAYTDKDNPPPPAQMITQIREIVRKECEYAGLPVPKIAGEPGRAIAGPGTITLYEVGTIKDVSLGDKAARRYVSVDGGMSDNIRTALYDAVYDCRLVSRTSDDDGDGQVAAALSRVVGKHCESGDIVVRDCWLPDTLAPGDLLAVAATGAYCYSMASGYNRQPRPAVVAVRNGSARVLLRRETTDDMLRLEV; encoded by the coding sequence ATGGCTCACCCCGCCGGCCCCCGCCACGCCGACGTCTACCCCCACGCCGACGCCTCCGGTTTCCCGCCGTCGAGTCCCGAAGAACTCGACAGGCTGTATCCGAAGGTCTGGCCCCGCAACACCTTCCGAGGTGGAGACGGCGTCGTGCGCATCGCGGGCGTCGACGTCCGCGAACTCGCCGAGAAGTACGGCACGCCGCTGTTCGTCGTCGACGAGGCCGACTTCAAGTCCCGCTGCGCCGACTACGCCGAGGCTTTCGACGACCCGGCGCTCGTGCACTACGCGTCCAAGGCGTTCCTGTCCATCGAGATCGCCCGCTGGGTGGCCGAGCAGGGACTGAGCCTGGACGTCTGCAGTGGCGGCGAACTCGCCGTCGCGCAGCGCGCGGACTTCCCGGCCGAGCGGATCACCTTCCACGGCAACAACAAGTCCCTTCCCGAACTCGAAGCCGCCGTCGAGGCGGGCGTCGGCACGGTCGTGGTCGACTCCTACTACGAGATCGCGCGGCTGGCGGATGTCGCCGCCCGGCACGACATCGTGCAGAACGTGCTGATCCGGGTCACCGTCGGCGTCGAGGCGCACACCCACGAGTTCATCGCGACCGCGCACGAGGACCAGAAGTTCGGTTTCTCGCTGGCTTCCGGTGACGCGGCCGAAGCCGTGCGCCGCGTGCTCAACGCGCCGTCGCTCAAGCTGATCGGCCTGCACAGCCACATCGGTTCGCAGATCTTCGACGCCGACGGCTTCGAGGTCGCCGCCCGCCGCGTGGTCGGCCTGCTGGCCGAACTCGCCAAGGAGCACGGCAACGATCTGCTCGACCAGCTGTCGATCGTCGACCTCGGCGGCGGTTTCGGTATCGCCTACACCGACAAGGACAACCCGCCCCCGCCCGCGCAGATGATCACGCAGATCCGCGAGATCGTCCGCAAGGAATGCGAGTACGCGGGCCTTCCCGTGCCGAAGATCGCGGGCGAGCCGGGCCGGGCCATCGCCGGTCCCGGCACGATCACGCTCTACGAGGTCGGCACCATCAAGGACGTGTCGCTCGGCGACAAGGCCGCCCGGCGCTACGTCAGCGTCGACGGCGGCATGAGCGACAACATCCGCACCGCGCTCTACGACGCGGTGTACGACTGCCGTCTCGTTTCCCGCACCTCCGACGACGACGGGGACGGCCAGGTCGCCGCCGCGCTGTCCCGGGTCGTGGGAAAACACTGTGAGTCCGGCGACATCGTCGTCCGGGACTGCTGGCTCCCCGACACTCTTGCTCCCGGCGACCTGCTCGCCGTGGCGGCCACCGGGGCGTATTGCTACTCGATGGCCAGCGGGTACAACCGGCAGCCGCGGCCCGCGGTGGTGGCCGTGCGCAACGGCAGCGCCCGCGTGCTGCTGCGGCGGGAGACGACGGACGACATGCTGCGCCTGGAGGTCTAG
- the argS gene encoding arginine--tRNA ligase yields the protein MTPAALADLVRNSAVQVLTARGLDDSVLPEKVTIERPRNPEHGDYATNLALQVAKKAGMKPRDFADALAEALAAADGIDSAEVAGPGFLNLRLAADAQGQIVQQVLDAGERFGLGDELAGLKINLEFVSANPTGPIHLGGTRWAAVGDALGRVLSAQGGLVTREYYFNDHGAQIDRFVRSLVAAAKGEPAPEDGYAGGYINDIAAEVIRQEPSALSLPDDERAETFRRVGIELMFTEIKQSLHDFGTDFDVYFHENSLHESGAVGSSVQRLKDSGNLYFEDGAWWLKSKEHGDDKDRVVIKKDGNPAYIAGDLAYFQDKRKRGFDLCIYMLGADHHGYIARLKAAAAAFGDDPAVVEVLIGQMVNLVSDGKPVRMSKRAGTVITMEDLVGTVGVDAARYELIRYSVDSTLDIDLDLLRKHSNDNPVYYVQYAHARLASLQRNASDLGLKTDGDVDFGLLTLPAEGDLIRTLGEFPTVLRRAAQLREPHRVARYLEELAGAYHKWNAVGRVLPKGDEETTPLTFSRLALCEATRQVLANGLTVLGVSAPERM from the coding sequence GTGACTCCCGCAGCTCTCGCCGACCTGGTCCGTAACTCAGCCGTGCAGGTTCTCACCGCGCGCGGCCTCGACGATTCCGTGCTGCCGGAGAAGGTGACGATCGAACGTCCCCGCAACCCCGAGCACGGCGATTACGCGACCAACCTGGCGCTGCAGGTGGCCAAGAAGGCGGGCATGAAGCCCCGCGACTTCGCCGACGCGCTGGCCGAGGCCCTCGCCGCGGCCGACGGTATCGACTCGGCCGAGGTCGCCGGGCCGGGCTTCCTCAACCTCCGGCTCGCCGCCGACGCGCAGGGCCAGATCGTCCAGCAGGTCCTCGACGCCGGCGAGCGGTTCGGCCTCGGCGACGAGCTGGCCGGGCTCAAGATCAACCTCGAGTTCGTCTCGGCGAACCCGACCGGCCCGATCCACCTCGGCGGCACCCGCTGGGCCGCGGTCGGCGACGCGCTGGGCCGCGTGCTGTCCGCGCAGGGCGGCCTGGTCACCCGGGAGTACTACTTCAACGACCACGGCGCGCAGATCGACCGCTTCGTGCGGTCCCTGGTCGCCGCCGCCAAGGGCGAGCCCGCCCCGGAGGACGGCTACGCGGGCGGCTACATCAACGACATCGCCGCCGAGGTCATCCGCCAGGAGCCGAGCGCGCTGTCGCTGCCGGACGACGAGCGCGCCGAGACCTTCCGCCGGGTGGGCATCGAGCTGATGTTCACCGAGATCAAGCAGAGCCTGCACGACTTCGGCACCGACTTCGACGTCTACTTCCACGAGAACTCGCTGCACGAGTCCGGCGCCGTCGGGTCGTCGGTCCAGCGGTTGAAGGACTCCGGGAACCTGTACTTCGAGGACGGCGCCTGGTGGCTGAAGTCCAAGGAGCACGGCGACGACAAGGACCGCGTCGTCATCAAGAAGGACGGCAACCCGGCCTACATCGCCGGTGACCTCGCCTACTTCCAGGACAAGCGCAAGCGCGGTTTCGACCTCTGCATCTACATGCTCGGCGCCGACCACCACGGGTACATCGCCCGCCTCAAGGCCGCCGCGGCCGCCTTCGGTGACGACCCGGCCGTGGTCGAGGTCCTGATCGGCCAGATGGTCAACCTGGTCTCCGACGGCAAGCCGGTCCGGATGAGCAAGCGCGCGGGCACCGTGATCACCATGGAGGACCTGGTCGGCACCGTCGGGGTCGACGCGGCCCGCTACGAGCTGATCCGCTACTCGGTCGACTCCACTCTGGACATCGACCTCGACCTGTTGCGCAAGCACTCCAACGACAACCCGGTCTACTACGTCCAGTACGCCCACGCGCGGCTGGCCTCCTTGCAGCGCAACGCTTCCGACCTCGGCCTCAAAACCGATGGCGATGTCGACTTCGGTCTGCTCACCCTGCCCGCCGAGGGCGATCTCATCCGCACACTCGGCGAATTCCCGACCGTCCTCCGCCGGGCCGCACAGCTGCGCGAACCGCACCGCGTCGCCCGGTATCTCGAAGAACTCGCCGGCGCCTACCACAAGTGGAACGCCGTCGGCCGGGTTCTCCCGAAGGGCGACGAGGAGACCACCCCCCTCACGTTTTCCCGGCTCGCGCTCTGTGAGGCGACCCGCCAGGTACTGGCGAACGGCCTCACGGTGCTCGGTGTCTCCGCTCCGGAACGGATGTAA
- a CDS encoding DUF3105 domain-containing protein: protein MKAARSSVVSKKGTPWGTIIAVVAIVALAASVVTYYMVASAPKREQKTREETAAAFAPSQQDPDPSKRINGVTTTTYEGSVHVTAAERVAYDKTPPFGGPHDQAWAACNGVVYPEAVRNENMVHGLEHGAVWIAYNPAQISGEALELLRVRVEGKPYTTMSPYPNLDKPISLQSWGHQLKLDSASDERIDQFIAALRTNPYGAYPERDATCDAQIEPGKFDATPPGPDAKPMDYKGTAGTQQDGQPGAGQPSQPPATQPSAPASK from the coding sequence ATGAAGGCAGCCCGTAGTTCCGTCGTGTCCAAGAAGGGCACGCCCTGGGGCACGATCATCGCGGTCGTCGCGATCGTCGCCTTGGCGGCCTCGGTGGTCACCTACTACATGGTCGCCTCGGCGCCGAAGCGCGAGCAGAAGACCCGCGAAGAGACCGCGGCCGCCTTCGCGCCTTCGCAGCAGGACCCGGATCCCTCCAAGCGGATCAACGGCGTGACCACCACGACGTACGAGGGCTCCGTGCACGTCACGGCCGCCGAGCGCGTCGCCTACGACAAGACCCCGCCCTTCGGTGGCCCCCACGACCAGGCCTGGGCCGCGTGCAACGGCGTCGTCTACCCGGAAGCCGTCCGCAACGAGAACATGGTCCACGGTCTCGAGCACGGCGCGGTCTGGATCGCCTACAACCCGGCGCAGATCTCGGGCGAGGCGCTCGAGCTGCTGCGGGTCCGCGTCGAGGGCAAGCCGTACACCACGATGTCGCCGTACCCGAACCTCGACAAGCCGATCTCGCTGCAGTCCTGGGGCCACCAGCTGAAGCTGGACAGCGCCTCCGACGAGCGGATCGACCAGTTCATCGCGGCGCTGCGCACCAACCCCTACGGCGCGTACCCCGAGCGTGACGCCACCTGCGACGCGCAGATCGAGCCGGGCAAGTTCGACGCCACCCCGCCGGGACCGGACGCGAAGCCGATGGACTACAAGGGCACCGCGGGCACCCAGCAGGACGGGCAGCCCGGCGCCGGCCAGCCGTCGCAGCCCCCGGCCACCCAGCCGTCGGCGCCCGCGAGCAAGTAA